One Lepus europaeus isolate LE1 chromosome X, mLepTim1.pri, whole genome shotgun sequence genomic window carries:
- the ITM2A gene encoding integral membrane protein 2A, which translates to MVKIAFNTPTAVQKEEARQDVEALVSRTVRAQILTGKELRVATQEKEGSSGRCMLTLLGLSFILAGLIVGGACIYKYFMPKSTIYRGEMCFFDSEDPANSLRGGEPYFLPVTEEADIREDDNIAIIDVPVPSFSDSDPAAIIHDFEKGMTAYLDLLLGNCYLMPLNTSIVMPPKNLVELFGKLASGKYLPHTYVVREDLVAVEEIRDVSNLGIFIYQLCNNRKSFRLRRRDLLLGFNKRAIDKCWKIRHFPNEFIVETKICQE; encoded by the exons ATGGTTAAAATCGCCTTCAACACCCCCACCGCGGTGCAAAAGGAGGAGGCGCGGCAGGACGTGGAGGCCCTCGTGAGTCGCACCGTTCGAGCTCAGATCCTGACCGGCAAG GAACTTCGAGTTGCCACCCAGGAAAAAGAAGGCTCTTCTGGGAGATGTATGCTGACTCTGTTAGGGCTTTCATTCATCCTAGCAGGTCTTATTGTTGGTGGAGCCTGCATTTACAAGTACTTCATGCCCAAG AGTACCATCTACCGTGGAGAGATGTGCTTCTTTGATTCTGAGGACCCCGCAAATTCCCTTCGTGGAGGAGAGCCTTACTTCCTGCCTGTGACCGAGGAGGCGGACATTCGTGAGGATGACAATATTGCAATCATTGATGTGCCTGTTCCCAGTTTCTCTGATAGTGACCCTGCAGCAATTATTCATGACTTTGAAAAG GGAATGACTGCTTACCTGGACTTGCTGCTGGGGAACTGCTACCTGATGCCCCTCAATACCTCCATTGTTATGCCTCCAAAGAATCTGGTGGAGCTTTTTGGCAAATTGGCa aGTGGCAAATACCTGCCTCACACTTATGTGGTTCGTGAAGACTTAGTTGCTGTGGAGGAAATTCGTGATGTTAGTAACCTTGGCATCTTTATTTACCAACTTTGCAACAACAGAAAATCCTTCCGCCTTCGTCGTAGAGACCTCTTGCTGG GTTTCAACAAGCGTGCCATTGATAAGTGCTGGAAGATTAGACACTTTCCCAATGAATTCATTGTTGAGACCAAGATCTGTCAAGAGTGA